One stretch of Thalassophryne amazonica chromosome 17, fThaAma1.1, whole genome shotgun sequence DNA includes these proteins:
- the dpm2 gene encoding dolichol phosphate-mannose biosynthesis regulatory protein, with the protein MEHKHKIETRVYKWLRSGSSSWHESGCLQPPVVYILFIWVIVLPFVDSDHVLHKYFLPREYSVILPGVAASRTAPVIGTFIAFVLWKNHRPKKVD; encoded by the exons AtggaacacaaacacaaaatagaGACA CGAGTTTACAAATG GCTCAGGAGTGGATCAAGCAGTTGGCATGAGTCTGGTTGTCTTCAGCCTCCTGTTGTTTACATATTATTCATTTGGGTCATCGTGCTG CCTTTTGTGGACAGCGATCACGTACTTCATAAGTATTTTCTTCCTCGGGAGTACTCTGTGATTCTTCCTGGCGTTGCAGCAAGTCGTACTGCTCCTGTTATAG GGACTTTCATTGCCTTCGTACTGTGGAAGAATCATAGGCCAAAGAAAGTGGACTAA